In Mycoavidus cysteinexigens, a genomic segment contains:
- the cydB gene encoding cytochrome d ubiquinol oxidase subunit II has product MGIDLPLLWAVIILFGVMMYVIMDGFDLGIGILYPFFKKKEDRDVMMNTVAPVWDGNETWLVLGGAGLMAAFPIAYAAVLSAFYLPLVFMLVGLIFRGVAFEFRFKATEHQQHFWDKAFIGGSIAATFFQGVTLGAFIHGIDAIDIHTGAYIGNDILHWLTPFSVFTGLGLVVAYALLGSTWLIMKTDGELQQRMRILTRPLAWILLAVIAVISLWTPLAHEAIAHRWFSLPNLFYFLPVPLLVALTMYHLLRTTKYAHAAPFLLTLALIFLGYSGLGISVWPNIVPPHITIWQASSPSQSQGFALIGVLLILPVILLYTAWSYYVFRGKTRHGEEYH; this is encoded by the coding sequence ATGGGCATCGATCTTCCGCTCCTTTGGGCCGTAATTATTTTATTTGGCGTGATGATGTACGTCATCATGGACGGCTTTGATTTGGGTATCGGCATACTCTATCCTTTTTTTAAAAAGAAGGAAGACCGCGATGTCATGATGAATACCGTCGCACCCGTTTGGGATGGTAATGAAACCTGGTTAGTGCTTGGCGGGGCAGGTTTAATGGCGGCTTTTCCGATTGCTTACGCGGCCGTGCTGAGCGCCTTTTATTTACCGCTCGTCTTCATGTTGGTGGGCTTAATCTTCCGTGGCGTCGCGTTTGAATTCCGCTTCAAAGCAACCGAGCACCAGCAGCACTTCTGGGATAAAGCATTTATCGGCGGCTCCATCGCCGCCACTTTTTTTCAAGGTGTCACGTTAGGCGCATTTATTCATGGCATTGACGCGATAGATATTCATACCGGCGCTTACATAGGCAACGATATATTGCACTGGCTTACGCCATTTTCAGTGTTTACTGGTTTGGGCTTAGTGGTTGCTTATGCTTTACTCGGCAGCACTTGGCTCATCATGAAGACCGACGGCGAGCTGCAACAACGCATGCGCATACTCACCCGCCCTCTAGCTTGGATTCTGTTAGCGGTTATCGCAGTGATTAGCCTCTGGACCCCGCTTGCGCATGAGGCGATTGCGCACCGCTGGTTTAGTTTGCCCAATTTATTTTATTTCCTGCCCGTTCCATTATTGGTCGCGCTGACGATGTATCATCTGCTCAGAACCACCAAGTATGCTCATGCCGCCCCATTTTTACTCACCTTAGCCCTTATCTTTTTAGGTTACAGTGGGTTGGGCATTAGCGTGTGGCCCAATATTGTCCCGCCCCATATCACCATTTGGCAGGCCTCTTCGCCAAGCCAAAGCCAGGGCTTTGCGCTAATTGGCGTGCTCCTCATTTTGCCAGTGATCTTGCTATACACGGCATGGAGTTATTACGTTTTTCGAGGCAAAACCCGTCACGGCGAAGAGTATCATTAA
- a CDS encoding cytochrome ubiquinol oxidase subunit I: MIALDALTLARVQFGFTVSFHIIFPALTIGLASYLAVLEGWWLHSRKQVYQDLYHFWLKIFAINFGMGVVSGLVMAYQFGTNWSYFSAFAGSVTGPLLTYEVLTAFFLEAGFLGVMMFGWNRVGPGLHFLSTIMVALGTLVSATWIIASNSWMHTPAGYEIVAGKVVPTDWLQVILNPSFPYRLAHMGVAAFLATALFVAAVAAWHLLRGRQQPAIRKMFSMALWMALLVAPLQALIGDFHGLNTLKHQPAKVAAIEGHWENHASPGMPLTLFGWPDMKREETRYALQIPRLGGLILAHSWDGQIPGLKEFAPADRPNATIVFWTFRIMVGLGVLMIALGVWGFYLRCRKRLYQSRAFMHFALWMGPTGIIAILAGWYTTEIGRQPWTVYGVMRTADAVSTHSALQLGISLVIFVLVYFAVFGAGIVYMMRLAQQGPILNEGKETNPGGPGQLHQPMRPLSAAPAVSKDKEQNTNPGN, encoded by the coding sequence ATGATTGCGCTGGATGCCTTAACACTTGCCCGGGTTCAATTTGGCTTCACTGTCTCGTTCCATATTATCTTCCCAGCATTAACGATTGGACTCGCCAGCTATCTAGCGGTGCTTGAAGGCTGGTGGCTCCATTCCCGCAAACAAGTTTATCAAGATCTCTATCATTTCTGGTTAAAGATTTTCGCTATTAATTTTGGCATGGGCGTGGTGTCTGGCCTGGTGATGGCCTACCAGTTTGGTACGAATTGGAGCTATTTTTCAGCCTTTGCGGGCAGTGTCACCGGGCCTTTGCTGACCTATGAAGTACTCACCGCTTTTTTCCTAGAGGCCGGATTTTTAGGCGTAATGATGTTCGGTTGGAATCGAGTCGGCCCCGGACTGCATTTTTTGTCGACGATCATGGTTGCGCTTGGCACCTTAGTCTCCGCCACCTGGATTATCGCCTCCAATAGTTGGATGCATACGCCTGCCGGCTATGAGATCGTGGCGGGCAAAGTTGTGCCAACCGATTGGCTGCAAGTTATTCTTAATCCCTCCTTCCCATACCGGCTAGCGCATATGGGCGTGGCCGCCTTTCTTGCCACGGCGCTTTTCGTTGCCGCCGTGGCGGCCTGGCATCTTTTGCGCGGCCGCCAGCAACCCGCGATTCGCAAAATGTTTTCGATGGCGCTTTGGATGGCATTGCTGGTAGCGCCGCTACAAGCGCTGATTGGCGATTTTCATGGCCTCAACACCCTTAAACATCAGCCGGCCAAAGTCGCGGCTATCGAAGGACATTGGGAAAATCACGCCAGCCCTGGGATGCCACTGACCTTGTTCGGCTGGCCCGATATGAAGCGTGAAGAAACCCGTTACGCGCTTCAAATCCCCCGTTTAGGCGGTTTAATTCTAGCCCATAGTTGGGACGGTCAAATTCCAGGTTTAAAAGAATTTGCGCCGGCCGATCGACCTAACGCCACGATTGTCTTCTGGACTTTCCGCATTATGGTCGGCTTAGGGGTTTTAATGATTGCGCTAGGCGTGTGGGGATTTTATTTGCGCTGCCGCAAGCGCTTATATCAATCTCGCGCATTTATGCACTTCGCGCTATGGATGGGGCCCACCGGGATTATCGCCATTCTGGCGGGTTGGTACACCACTGAAATTGGACGTCAGCCCTGGACAGTCTACGGGGTGATGCGCACCGCCGATGCCGTATCTACGCATAGTGCATTACAACTCGGCATTTCTTTGGTTATTTTTGTGCTTGTCTATTTTGCGGTGTTTGGCGCTGGCATTGTTTACATGATGCGCTTAGCTCAGCAAGGGCCGATTCTCAACGAGGGCAAAGAGACAAATCCAGGTGGACCAGGTCAACTGCATCAACCCATGCGACCGCTTTCTGCTGCCCCTGCAGTCTCGAAAGATAAAGAGCAAAACACCAATCCAGGAAATTAA
- a CDS encoding H-NS histone family protein, which yields MSSYEELLAQQAKLEKQIEEAKAKECAAVIDEIKKKIAIFGITLDELGLSKKELNLRKSHMNKQRARTPVAPKYRDPQTGVTWSGRGKPPKWIVGKDRGSYLI from the coding sequence ATGTCTTCATATGAAGAATTGCTTGCGCAACAAGCAAAATTGGAAAAACAAATCGAAGAAGCTAAAGCTAAAGAATGTGCTGCAGTCATCGATGAAATAAAGAAAAAAATTGCTATCTTTGGGATTACACTCGATGAGCTTGGCTTAAGCAAAAAAGAGCTCAATCTGAGAAAATCGCATATGAATAAGCAGCGTGCGCGTACGCCTGTTGCGCCTAAATATCGCGATCCACAGACCGGTGTAACCTGGTCCGGGCGCGGCAAGCCACCTAAGTGGATTGTGGGTAAAGATCGGGGTTCTTATCTTATCTAA
- a CDS encoding endonuclease/exonuclease/phosphatase family protein — protein sequence MKSLFPLHTAPRDPHEFVAVSWNLHKGRSPLGFQTWQAMRRWMQRIPADVYFLQEAMAQRRSAPRPTTEGNKSRITTADEDWHCHATEISIALQLHLELGPNVQKPSWRHGNAILSSSPLTRGERWDISAHRFEQRGLLVARTIVNQQPVILLCVHLALTRAARLRQMEWLAHWIAREAPSGPLILAGDFNDWKSDSIPIFHALGLCEVAMTLGQTAKTFPAFSPALALDKMFVREFTPLELMPASKAAWLSDHLPYIARLRLTPPTPIQQKITL from the coding sequence ATGAAATCTCTATTTCCGTTACACACAGCGCCACGCGATCCGCATGAATTTGTTGCCGTAAGCTGGAATTTACACAAAGGCCGTTCGCCGCTAGGTTTTCAAACATGGCAAGCAATGCGGCGTTGGATGCAACGCATTCCTGCGGATGTATATTTTTTACAGGAAGCCATGGCGCAGCGCCGATCTGCGCCAAGGCCGACCACGGAGGGCAACAAGTCCAGAATTACAACCGCAGACGAAGATTGGCATTGCCACGCCACTGAAATATCCATCGCCTTACAACTGCATCTCGAGCTTGGGCCCAATGTGCAGAAACCCTCCTGGCGACATGGCAATGCGATTCTTTCCTCCTCCCCCCTCACTCGAGGCGAACGCTGGGATATTTCTGCCCATCGCTTTGAACAACGTGGACTATTGGTAGCACGCACTATCGTTAACCAACAGCCCGTCATATTATTGTGTGTACATCTTGCCCTGACCCGCGCTGCGCGTTTGCGGCAAATGGAATGGTTAGCTCACTGGATTGCCCGCGAAGCGCCTAGCGGCCCCCTCATTCTCGCCGGCGATTTTAATGATTGGAAAAGTGATTCAATTCCCATCTTTCATGCTTTAGGTCTATGCGAAGTCGCCATGACGCTAGGGCAAACAGCAAAAACATTTCCGGCTTTCTCGCCCGCTTTAGCGCTTGACAAAATGTTTGTGCGGGAATTTACGCCGCTGGAGCTCATGCCCGCTTCCAAAGCAGCTTGGTTATCCGACCACCTACCTTACATCGCGCGCTTGCGCCTCACTCCCCCAACTCCCATTCAGCAGAAAATAACGCTATAA
- the panB gene encoding 3-methyl-2-oxobutanoate hydroxymethyltransferase — protein sequence MDYLAENSRQAITVPHLQIMREKAEKIAALTCYDASFAALLDQAGVDVLLIGDSLGNVIQGHATTLPVTVADIAYHTACVARSQSRALIVADLPFGSYATPSEAFANAVTLMRAGAQMVKLEGGMWLSDIVRFLVERSIPVCAHIGLTPQSVHALGGFKVQGKTGAAAKQLLCDAQALQQAGAQLLVIEAVPTALGAQLTDALLIPTIGIGAGPDCSGQVLVLYDLLGVSTGKRPRFAKNFVSEQARQASNQPILQAAVEAYVHEVKMGVFPAAEHTF from the coding sequence ATGGACTATTTAGCAGAAAATTCACGTCAGGCGATTACTGTGCCGCACCTGCAAATCATGCGCGAAAAAGCGGAAAAAATCGCTGCGTTAACCTGTTATGACGCCAGCTTCGCCGCTCTCCTCGATCAGGCCGGAGTCGACGTGTTATTGATTGGGGACTCTTTAGGCAATGTAATACAAGGCCATGCTACTACGCTTCCCGTCACGGTTGCCGACATCGCTTATCATACGGCTTGCGTTGCGCGCAGTCAGTCCCGGGCACTCATCGTTGCCGATTTGCCATTTGGTAGCTACGCTACGCCCAGTGAGGCATTTGCCAATGCCGTCACCTTGATGCGCGCAGGCGCTCAGATGGTTAAGCTCGAAGGGGGGATGTGGTTAAGCGATATCGTGCGGTTTCTAGTTGAACGCTCAATTCCAGTCTGTGCTCATATTGGCTTAACACCGCAATCAGTGCATGCATTAGGCGGCTTCAAGGTACAAGGCAAAACTGGAGCAGCCGCTAAGCAATTGCTGTGCGATGCACAAGCGCTACAACAAGCTGGTGCTCAATTGTTAGTCATAGAAGCCGTGCCTACGGCGCTTGGCGCACAATTAACGGACGCCCTGCTGATTCCTACGATTGGCATTGGAGCCGGCCCTGACTGCTCTGGACAAGTGCTGGTACTATACGATTTGCTAGGCGTGTCCACAGGAAAACGCCCGCGGTTCGCAAAAAATTTCGTCAGCGAGCAAGCGCGACAGGCATCAAATCAGCCTATTTTGCAGGCTGCTGTCGAAGCTTATGTACACGAAGTTAAAATGGGCGTATTTCCAGCAGCCGAGCATACATTCTGA
- a CDS encoding DASS family sodium-coupled anion symporter, which produces MPKSSVAAPNKSVFPISLGLIVASIVLLGLVLMPPLPGLSLAGQRMLAILAFAVIVWITEAVTYEVSAILITVLIAFLIGAAPRVDNPEVVYGTAGALSMALAGFSDRALALVAAALFISAGMTSTGFDKRIALVTLSKIGASTQRIMLGTVLVTAVLSLVVPSATARGACMVPIMLGIVSAFGLDRRSNIAAGIMIVVALSISIWNIGIQTAAAQNLLTVGFMERILGQRVTWGEWLLAGLPWAVVMSLILLYIVRKMLPPETESIPGGAEAVRRALAELGPMTAAQKRLMLVSLMLLAFWSTEGKLHSFDTTSVTFVGLALLLMPRIGVMDWKTLEARTPWGTLIVFGVGISLGTALLTTQAGQWLGDQVVHHTGMDGLSPGLIFAVLSLFLIVIHLGFASATALTSAMLPILIAVLQTLPGDFNRLGLTMLLGFTVSFGFILPINAPQNMVCLATDTFTTRQFTKIGFVVTVVGYLLLLVFSQTYWKLLGWI; this is translated from the coding sequence ATGCCTAAATCTTCCGTAGCCGCTCCTAACAAGTCGGTTTTCCCTATTTCTTTGGGCTTAATTGTTGCCTCTATCGTATTGCTGGGCTTGGTTTTAATGCCCCCTTTGCCTGGTCTGTCGCTAGCCGGGCAGCGAATGTTAGCCATCTTAGCGTTTGCGGTGATTGTTTGGATTACAGAGGCCGTGACTTATGAGGTCAGCGCGATATTAATTACTGTACTGATCGCGTTTTTGATTGGCGCTGCGCCGCGGGTGGACAATCCAGAAGTGGTTTATGGTACGGCCGGAGCTTTGTCAATGGCGTTGGCGGGGTTTTCCGATCGCGCGTTGGCGCTCGTGGCGGCAGCGCTTTTTATTTCCGCTGGCATGACTTCTACGGGCTTTGATAAACGTATCGCGTTGGTCACGCTGTCTAAAATTGGCGCTAGCACGCAGCGCATTATGCTTGGCACGGTGTTGGTGACGGCAGTGCTTTCTTTAGTAGTACCTAGCGCTACCGCGCGGGGGGCATGCATGGTGCCGATTATGCTTGGGATCGTGTCCGCTTTTGGGTTAGATCGACGCTCTAATATTGCCGCTGGCATTATGATTGTAGTGGCGTTAAGCATCAGTATTTGGAATATCGGCATTCAAACTGCCGCCGCGCAAAATTTACTGACGGTCGGCTTTATGGAACGGATCCTAGGGCAGCGCGTAACTTGGGGCGAATGGCTGCTAGCCGGTTTGCCGTGGGCGGTTGTGATGTCGCTGATTCTGCTATATATCGTTCGCAAAATGTTGCCGCCAGAAACGGAGTCGATTCCCGGGGGCGCCGAGGCAGTGCGCCGAGCATTGGCGGAGTTGGGGCCGATGACTGCCGCCCAAAAGCGTTTAATGTTGGTTTCGTTGATGCTGCTTGCATTTTGGTCGACCGAAGGTAAATTGCACTCATTTGATACAACTTCAGTCACCTTTGTCGGGCTGGCTCTTTTGCTGATGCCACGGATTGGCGTGATGGATTGGAAAACGCTTGAAGCCCGCACACCTTGGGGAACTTTGATTGTATTTGGCGTGGGCATTAGCCTAGGAACGGCTTTGTTAACCACGCAGGCAGGTCAATGGCTTGGGGATCAAGTCGTGCATCATACGGGTATGGACGGGTTGAGTCCGGGTCTGATATTCGCCGTGCTGAGCCTGTTTTTAATTGTGATTCATCTGGGGTTTGCGAGCGCGACGGCGCTGACTTCAGCGATGCTGCCAATCCTAATTGCGGTATTGCAGACCTTGCCAGGAGATTTTAATCGACTCGGCTTGACCATGTTGTTAGGCTTTACCGTGAGCTTTGGTTTTATTTTGCCGATTAATGCTCCGCAGAATATGGTTTGCTTGGCGACCGATACTTTTACCACGCGACAATTTACCAAGATCGGTTTTGTCGTGACGGTGGTTGGCTATTTGCTGTTATTGGTTTTCTCGCAAACCTACTGGAAGCTCCTGGGTTGGATTTAA
- a CDS encoding ferredoxin--NADP reductase, with amino-acid sequence MSNLTPQTVLSIRHWTDTLFSFTCTRDPSFRFDNGQFTLVGLEVNNKPLVRAYSMASANYEENLEFLSIKVQDGPLTSRLQHLKIGDSVYISKKSTGTLVTHHLLPGSTLWLLSTGTGLAPFMSIIKDPEIYSHYERIVLTHTCRFIDELAYKEYITQSLPQNEHIGELIRDQLIYYPTVTREPFRNRGRITDLIQDGKLFEDTDLPPFSVERDRLMLCGSPHMLKDTRALLKAMGFNEGTHSQPGHYVVERAFVD; translated from the coding sequence ATGAGCAATTTAACCCCACAAACTGTATTAAGTATCCGCCATTGGACTGACACGCTTTTCAGCTTCACCTGTACACGCGATCCTTCTTTTCGTTTTGATAACGGCCAATTCACCCTAGTCGGACTTGAAGTTAACAATAAGCCATTAGTGCGCGCCTACAGCATGGCTAGCGCCAACTACGAAGAAAATTTAGAATTCCTTTCGATCAAAGTACAGGATGGCCCGCTCACCTCACGCCTACAACATTTGAAAATAGGCGACTCCGTCTATATCAGCAAAAAATCAACGGGCACTCTGGTGACGCATCATCTATTACCCGGCTCCACCCTTTGGTTGTTATCAACCGGCACGGGTTTAGCTCCGTTCATGAGCATTATCAAAGACCCTGAGATCTATAGTCACTATGAACGCATTGTGCTAACCCACACTTGCCGCTTTATTGATGAATTGGCATACAAAGAATATATTACGCAATCATTGCCGCAAAATGAACATATTGGTGAATTGATTCGGGACCAACTTATCTATTACCCAACGGTTACGCGCGAGCCCTTTCGCAATCGCGGCCGAATCACGGATTTAATTCAAGACGGCAAGCTATTTGAAGATACAGATTTACCCCCGTTTTCAGTTGAGCGTGATCGCTTAATGTTATGCGGTAGCCCGCATATGCTCAAGGATACGCGCGCTCTGCTGAAAGCCATGGGATTTAACGAAGGCACCCATTCACAACCCGGGCATTATGTGGTTGAACGGGCATTTGTTGATTAA
- the fliO gene encoding flagellar biosynthetic protein FliO produces the protein MHGIHVRRALSQALATAVWLPFTALANDSTPLPSAVNVSSVGQTIAWLIAVIGLAYGCAWVARRFGVRPPLRRTSLIKVVSSTALTSKEKVIVVEINNTWLVLGVAGGNIRTLHTMPAASDQPVTVN, from the coding sequence ATGCATGGCATTCATGTCCGCCGCGCGTTATCTCAAGCCCTCGCAACGGCCGTATGGCTGCCGTTTACGGCTCTCGCCAATGACAGCACCCCCCTGCCCAGTGCAGTGAACGTGAGCTCCGTAGGGCAGACGATTGCTTGGCTGATTGCCGTAATTGGGCTTGCCTATGGGTGCGCCTGGGTGGCCCGGCGCTTTGGCGTGCGGCCGCCGCTACGCCGCACCAGCTTAATCAAAGTCGTCAGCAGCACGGCGCTTACGTCAAAAGAAAAAGTGATAGTCGTTGAAATAAACAATACCTGGCTGGTGCTAGGCGTGGCCGGCGGCAATATACGCACCCTACATACCATGCCCGCCGCCAGCGATCAGCCAGTTACCGTAAATTAA
- a CDS encoding DUF2474 domain-containing protein yields the protein MSNNVSDPNESPTQPPVSKPNLSGWSKKLGWFIGLWAISVLALGAVAYLFRILMHAVGLSPT from the coding sequence ATGTCTAACAACGTCTCTGACCCCAACGAATCACCCACGCAACCTCCAGTCAGCAAACCGAACCTAAGCGGCTGGAGCAAAAAACTAGGCTGGTTTATTGGACTCTGGGCCATCAGCGTGCTTGCCCTAGGCGCTGTCGCCTATTTATTTCGCATACTGATGCACGCGGTGGGCTTAAGTCCGACTTGA
- the pcnB gene encoding polynucleotide adenylyltransferase PcnB yields the protein MIRKFIRKLLGQSELPTLSRAAKQAPHKKLPVSVPARIHQIDSALISRHALRVTSTLQQEGYNAFIVGGAVRDLLLGVAPKDFDVATDATPEQVQKLFRRARLIGRRFQIVHVPFGQEIIEVSTFRASLSTPAAPPALTNAALPARSGARARRGELDHHLHAIDASGRVLRDNLWGLQHEDAARRDFTINAMYYDPATQTVLDYHNGMADIRARLLRMIGDPATRYREDPVRMLRVVRFAAKLGFEIEEATGKPISSLAELLGNVPSARLFDETLKLLLCGQALDCLRQLRAAGLHDDLLPMLDAGLEQPQSEKFITLALHNTDERIRAGKYVSASFLFAALLWHEVREHWQKYKEANEYPIPALYRAMDETLYAQMKKLAIQRRHLGDMKEIWGLQPRLEKRGRNAFKLLEHPRFRAAYDFLLLRCESGELDPALAQWWTAFIAADSAQRETLLTEDGPESTTPRRRRRGRAKPKES from the coding sequence GTGATTAGAAAATTTATTCGCAAACTATTGGGCCAGTCTGAATTGCCCACATTAAGTCGTGCTGCCAAACAGGCGCCTCATAAAAAACTACCGGTGAGCGTACCGGCCCGTATCCATCAAATAGATTCTGCGTTAATCTCGCGTCATGCGCTACGCGTGACGAGTACCTTACAACAAGAAGGTTACAATGCATTTATTGTTGGCGGCGCCGTACGTGATTTGCTATTGGGCGTTGCCCCGAAAGATTTTGATGTAGCAACCGATGCCACGCCTGAACAAGTACAAAAACTATTTCGTCGAGCGCGCTTAATTGGTCGACGCTTCCAAATTGTTCATGTGCCATTCGGACAAGAAATTATTGAAGTCTCGACTTTCCGTGCAAGTTTAAGCACGCCCGCCGCACCGCCCGCGTTAACCAACGCAGCCTTGCCTGCACGCTCGGGAGCACGCGCGCGGCGTGGGGAGTTAGACCATCATCTCCATGCAATCGATGCCAGCGGACGCGTTCTGCGCGACAATCTTTGGGGCCTGCAACACGAAGATGCGGCGCGGCGCGATTTCACCATCAATGCCATGTACTATGATCCGGCCACGCAAACGGTGCTCGATTATCATAATGGCATGGCTGATATTCGCGCTCGGCTCCTGCGCATGATTGGCGATCCAGCTACTCGCTACCGCGAAGATCCGGTGCGGATGTTGCGCGTTGTACGCTTTGCGGCAAAACTCGGCTTCGAAATTGAAGAGGCTACAGGCAAGCCAATTAGCTCACTCGCCGAATTGCTCGGCAATGTACCCAGCGCTCGACTGTTTGATGAAACCCTCAAACTGTTGCTATGCGGTCAAGCGCTCGACTGTTTGCGCCAATTGCGTGCCGCCGGGCTGCACGATGATTTATTGCCCATGCTTGATGCCGGCCTTGAGCAACCGCAAAGTGAAAAATTTATTACTCTTGCGCTCCATAATACCGATGAGCGGATTCGTGCAGGTAAATATGTCTCCGCTAGTTTTCTATTCGCGGCCTTGTTATGGCACGAAGTACGCGAGCACTGGCAAAAATATAAAGAGGCCAATGAGTATCCCATTCCTGCACTCTACCGCGCAATGGATGAAACACTCTATGCGCAAATGAAAAAGTTGGCGATTCAACGACGCCATCTCGGAGACATGAAAGAAATTTGGGGCTTGCAACCTCGCCTTGAAAAGCGCGGCCGTAACGCGTTCAAGTTGCTGGAACACCCACGGTTTAGAGCGGCTTATGATTTTTTGCTGTTGCGTTGCGAATCAGGCGAACTCGATCCTGCCTTAGCACAATGGTGGACTGCTTTTATCGCAGCCGATTCCGCCCAGCGCGAAACCTTGCTCACAGAAGACGGGCCGGAATCCACTACTCCACGCCGCCGCAGACGTGGCCGCGCCAAGCCCAAAGAATCCTAA
- a CDS encoding branched-chain amino acid ABC transporter substrate-binding protein, translated as MHNKFQKMLPISTAVMLSIALPTMAAEQVVKIGHVAPLTGSIAHLGKDNENGARLAVEEINAKGLMIGEKKIILQLDAQDDGADPRQATQAAQKLVDDEVVGVVGHLNSGTSIPASKIYSNAGIVQISPSSTNPQYTQQGFKTTYRVVATDVQQGPALARYAHSAGLKKVVVVDDATAYGKGLADQFKKAAQEKEGLHVLLHEATNDKATDFRAILTKIKKLRPDAIFYGGMDATGGLFAWQAKQLQITAKVLAGDGVCTENLANLAKDATDNVICSQAGMALEKMPGGAEFEKKYLKRFETPIQIYAPFTYDAVYIIVEAMKRANSIDPAKILMEMPATNRVGVIGETKFDEKGDLKAPVISLYNYKNGKKTLLNTVKM; from the coding sequence ATGCATAATAAATTTCAAAAGATGTTGCCCATCAGTACTGCTGTCATGCTGTCTATCGCTTTACCTACGATGGCGGCGGAGCAGGTGGTTAAAATTGGTCATGTTGCGCCACTCACAGGTAGTATTGCGCACCTTGGCAAAGATAACGAAAACGGAGCGCGTTTAGCGGTTGAGGAAATTAACGCTAAAGGTTTGATGATTGGCGAAAAAAAGATCATTTTGCAACTTGATGCGCAAGATGATGGCGCTGACCCGCGCCAAGCCACGCAAGCTGCGCAAAAGCTTGTCGACGATGAGGTTGTAGGCGTAGTTGGGCATTTGAATTCAGGCACTTCGATTCCCGCTTCTAAAATTTATAGTAATGCCGGAATTGTGCAAATTTCGCCTTCTTCAACTAATCCTCAGTATACCCAGCAAGGTTTTAAAACAACCTACCGCGTAGTCGCCACAGATGTTCAACAAGGGCCTGCGCTGGCTCGCTACGCCCACAGTGCCGGGTTAAAAAAGGTAGTAGTGGTTGATGATGCGACCGCTTATGGCAAAGGACTCGCTGATCAGTTTAAGAAGGCCGCGCAGGAAAAGGAAGGCTTGCATGTTTTGTTGCATGAGGCAACCAATGATAAAGCGACTGATTTCCGAGCTATTTTGACCAAAATCAAGAAGTTGCGTCCAGACGCTATCTTTTATGGCGGGATGGATGCGACCGGCGGACTCTTTGCATGGCAAGCGAAGCAGCTTCAAATTACAGCAAAAGTGCTCGCGGGCGATGGCGTCTGTACTGAGAATTTAGCCAATCTGGCGAAAGACGCGACAGATAATGTGATTTGTTCGCAGGCTGGCATGGCATTGGAAAAAATGCCGGGTGGCGCTGAATTTGAGAAAAAATATCTAAAGCGTTTTGAGACGCCGATTCAGATTTATGCGCCATTTACTTATGATGCTGTGTACATTATCGTTGAAGCGATGAAGCGTGCAAATTCAATTGATCCCGCAAAAATTTTGATGGAGATGCCCGCTACTAACCGCGTAGGCGTGATTGGCGAAACCAAATTTGATGAAAAGGGAGATTTGAAAGCGCCGGTCATTTCCCTCTACAATTACAAAAATGGAAAAAAGACTCTACTAAATACTGTTAAGATGTGA